gacgtaaatggccaactgtttcgttgttttttactagcttcatggcaaattcgtcgactaagttatcaggctcctgttctgcgtgaaagtttttagcctaatgcaggtttccagacgtatttatacaggtcgtATCCCTGaaaagctttctgtttatgcccacacgatgtccaggccaggctcaggcccagactcctcccaacatttaaagcttagctccgccaaagcacttctttgtttgattttttaatgccgaaggaattcaactttatggcgtgctttgaagtgataatcttgaaaaatcggatcgaaagagcattttaagttaaagatggtgaaaatttcaatgaaaaggaaggtacaacaaatgacatttcgctttttttagacttgataaatgtgaaagatagccacaacttctatgtcggtgtttcgaaaccttgattgtttgtccttggttttttgtagcaatacaactttactgaaacttcagactgtgttgtttttattttttttccaaattttgcgcttcgaaatcgggggtgcggcttatctatggatgcggcttatacacggacgtttatgGTATTATAGCAAAAATAAACCTTAACCCTAATTTACAAGTGACACAGAAGGACATGCAGTAACAGTATACCAGTAGACTATCTTCACATTGTATGACAgccaataattaacaattattcacctccgTGTCGGTAAATAGGGGTGGATACCTGCCAAGTGGCAAGGTAAATATCCACGACTATTCACCAacaccgaggtgaataattgttttagtatatatcACACAAGTAGAATAAATAGTGCCCATAGCTATTACATCTgcaacaattaacagaaaaaggATAGCCCGTAATGCACAATGTCCAGGGTTGTCTGTCTGAGTGACTTAGTGAGTGTAAGATCGTACCTGTGGCTCAATGGCTTAGCACAGGGTTCTCGTGTGGGAGAATATCAATATCACAGCCGGACCACCACTAGAggtcttaaaaataactgaggagaaagtgctgcttttGTCATTGAAAGGATGAGTGTCGCTAACTAAACCTTAGCAACGGCATTTATTTGCATAGTGGCTCGTGACACCTATGCGTCATACTATCCTGAAGTTCAAAACAACATTTCTGTTCTCCTAATTGGAACTACGAAGACTTTTtcataataatagttattattaacGTTTCAAGCTCATGGAGGCAAACATAGTGATATTTGAAATCAATTGCATACCAAAGTTTTCTGATCACATCGTTCATCTCCTCAGTTCTTCACTCTCTTGGCAATGTTCTCATTCTAAGTCACTCTTTCCTCCACTTGAAATCCCATGGCGGCCCATTCCAAGATCTTCATCTTTTGTCAGCTAAagatataattatttaaaatggCTTTCATCCTAGCATCCTCTATGCGCACTCTCTCGGCTCACAACACCATTGCTGTTTTTATCAAccatgaaacaaaaataatctgTGGTGATCACAATGAAACTTAGCCAGTGATTGGCTAATTATGTAAACATCCAATTTGCCAAATATTGAAAAGATTGGAAGTAATGCAAGTTTTCTACAAATTTTTCATGATGGGCAACATTTTCGTTGCAAAAAGTGACCCTCTCTAAAAGTTGAGTTAACTACTGACAAATTAATTTTACCTGTTTGAAGTTCTGGATCAGCAACAAACTGATACTGTTTGTGTTtgcaaattttactttattatgttttgttaccatggcaactaCTTTTAATCCTtgttttcatgttgttttgccAGTTTCTTCCATTGGCTTTGCCTTCGCACTCAAGCTCCATTTTCTaggatttttcaagtttttgttatGGGTTGTGTTTGTGGATTGCATAGGTGTTGGCCTCATCATTGCATCATTATGTTGGTAAGTTAAAGAAGTTTGCAAAGAGCACAGTCATTAAGCCAAGCTGAGAAGTGCAATTTATGAGGGAGGCAAGATTGTCACAGTGGTGAGAGCTCTGATTCTCCCTGCGGGGCCATCTTGTAGCCCACGTTCAATTCGGGCCTTGATGATGTTTGCGTtggttgaatttgttggttctcatTTCTGAGAGATTTTCTCtcaccaaaatccaaaattcgATTTGATAtgactttgttttgatttaGATTGATTTGTATTCCCCCTAATTAGACAAGCAACTGTGCTAGGCCTAATCCACTGAGACTTGAATAAAGTGGATATTGTCTTTGTATGAAATTGTTGGTTTTTGTGAAAAGGGAGAACCAGATTACTTCGGAGAAACCTCTTCGAGGGGACCAGAAAACCAACCAAGCCAACCCATGTTGTGTCCAGTCTGTAATCTTATCTCGACTTTGCTGCTCTGTAACACTatgataaaattatttttgatatCCTCCTGTTCTGCTATATATGTCATCACTTTTagtgaaataatttattgtgttattttgtattccTTGCAggtttttttgcaatagatattTGCGAATATCCACGGCCTATAATGCTGGTCAGCAAGTAGAGTGGGCTTATGCATTTGATGTGCACCTCAATGCATTTTTTCCATTGCTTCTCATTCTTCATGTCATCCAACTCTTTTGTATGCAGAGTAAATattctttgtttttacatgcaatatattgttcactattAGAAGGTTTTATGACACGTACCAAGTATGTATTAGTTGGGATCATTTCCACCTAGTTTGATTAACAGGGCCGTGTGCTAGCCCTAATGATGAATAATAGTAAGGgattttatgaatattattaGATGTaaattatgaataattatttgttataaatttttccTGATCAAGGTCATTCTGCAAAATTTTTATTGATTAGTAGGAACTTGCAAAATTTTCAGTGCTTCACTGTATAATTATATTCCTTCCATAATAGAAGGGAATTTCAAAACATAACTAAATGGAGGAAGTGATGAGAGATCATAATACGGTCAattttttactttcaaatttCCTCTTTTTCAAATTGACATGGGATTAAAATTTGTTTATATTAAGCATTTTGAGTGCTTTTGACCCTCACAGCTTTTAGTGTTATCAAAGCagtagcaagaaaggcctgaacggggattcaAACCCAGAAAAGGATGAAATTAAATGCACATAGTAACAGTGTATGCAACGTAGAAGTCATGGATGGTTCTGGTATTACAACTTACTGTTTACTGTACAACACAACTACTGTTCATAGTTTGTAATGTTATCAATGTTAactttcttggtttttttttttttttctattttagtcATTATAGATCATCCTTTGTTCATATCTCGATTCATTGGTAATTCTCTCTGGCTCATAGCCCTGGTGTATTATATCTACATTTCATTTCTAGGATACAGTGGTGAGTTAAATACTCTACAGTAGTTAGCTTTTTAACATGTTGTGGAGAGATCATACATGCCTCTTGGGTGggtgaatttaaaaaaaatggcagatttgtaTTGGAGGTACAACTGGCTTATAATAGGGGGCAGACCAGTTATTGGTTATGCACAAGcacagccgaggagttgaaccagggactgcCAGGAAACTTGAAATCCAGCAGGTAGTTAGAGCAGGACTTGAACGTGCAATCGCTGTCAAATCCTGCACCCAGACCACTCAGGATCACCGGATTTCAAGTCTTTGCCTAAACCATTTGGCCATGCtgcctcttcttcttctctAAAATATTCATTCAAGACTGCAATTGCAACGTGGAAATCAACAGCTGTTTTTCAAAGCAGCAGTGGAATCGGttataaattattttccaaAGACCTAGTGGTGAATGCTAATTTTGACAGAGGATTTTCACAACAAGAACCGCAGAATAGCTCAGTGTTAGAGCATCCAAACAAGGATTAACACTCGGGCATTTTCAAGTTTCCCCccagagaaattaaaaaaaatgcacctAAATTAACCACGTTAAATATTGTGGAAATATTAGGACCGGTAAGCTGTTGTTGTTagtgttttcttgttttgtttgtttgttttttattgccacgttgttgtttaaataacgtgttttgttttgttcaatcACCAGCATTACCATTCCTTCGGAGCACAGTAGTAATTCTCTACCCTGTACTCTTGGTCGTAGTAGCATATATTGTATCGCTCGGTGTGGGCTGGAATATTGGACAATCATTCATGCAATTTTACAAGTACAGAGTTGTATAGCATCAAAAAAAGACAACTATTATTATTCCAGCAAGTGACGCAGGAATCTACCCTCCAAAGAAATATTGGCGCAGGACAGTGCTAGTGTCCCGGATAAGAGGCAGTCTTCTGGTCAAACAGAGCACTAAAACGGCAAATAGTTGGAGAGGAAACGCGGGGAGAACTATTTGTCACATTCTCTGTTTGCACCTTGTCTGTCCCAAGATGCATTGTATAATGTCCTACTTGGGAAATGCTTTTAACCCTGGCAATAACCTGATAAGATGGTAGCAGccttttaaaagataaaaagtttaataataggccatttccgagttcctctCGGTCTCTCTGTCTAGACGGGTTTAAGTGGGAAGTCtatgttatgaatatcagttttcgtTCATATTGATAATTGGAATTAATTactataacaaaaatttcgcacttagactctctttgaaagagagactgaggggaactcgaaAATGGTCTATCAGGGTCTCAGTTACATGAAACCGAGATGTGGCGTCTGTCAGTGGAGGGGAGAGGGGTTTGTTGTTTGGTCTTGTAGACGTTTACTTAAAAGTATCTTCATCTCCATTTTCCAGCAACACAAGGGCTGGTTGTGAAATTTTGTTCCCAGGGATCTAGCGAAGAAAATTGCCTAGCCGCATCAAGATCAGAAATCCTACTGGTCATATTGAACAGAACGATTTATAGAAAAATTCCTTTAACCAAGGGACTTTGCCTAAATTTGAGTAGTTGTCATTTTCTAGTGGTAAGTTTAGTCCAAACGAAATATTTTACGAGACTGATCTCTTGACAAAAGTGAAGAAAACACTGATTGTTATAGCCTCCTATATCTCGGATTAAGTGCTTGTAAATCATGGTTACCATACACCTCGCAAATAAACCAAAGGGAAAAGCGACATTTGAAGTTTTCATGCCAAGAGTAATAGTGGTATTCAAAAATGACCTAGTTATAGTTTATTTTGTTCAAGTGAAAGATCCGACCAGGGGGCGTAGTTCAAACACGGTGCTTGTTGAGAAGTTAAAGTACAGTGTTATAGAAGTTGTTTAACTTTGTTCAAAGTGATCTTTTTAGCGGTAGAATATGGGCGAATTTATCAATTTTGTACAGGACATCTGAACTTGGAAATGATTACGATGGTtgactttttttccttttgttttgtttttctttatgatAAGAAACCCTCATGTGTACATACAGGTGGAAGAAAAGATAAAATACGGGTCTGTCATAATAATATAGCTACAATAAGCGTTCATAATAACATCATGTAAATTGTAAATTATATGAGAAACTCTTGGTTCAGCTTTTTGTGAGCTGTTGTAAATTTAccagtttttttcattttgttaattCAGCGTTTGTGTGTGTAGTTGAATCACCACAGAGCAGTATATTTAAGCAAGAATGTGATACGTAACTCAGGTACACATTTTGTTTGACCAAAGCTGGTTTACCCTATGAAATGAAATCCGGAATCTGGCCCTGGGAATTCCTCTACAATCTGGGATGTGGCATTTTCTGGAGTCTGGAATTCACTGAGCTAGGATGCAGGAATGCAGAATCGACAACACTAAGGACTCTTGGATCGTTTCAGATAAAATCTGTAAATGACAATGACctgaaccagtttttctgagcctgcaagaatgaacAGCCCCAGCAAACCGTTGCTTTAATGAAAACCGCTGTTCAGCAACCAGGTTTGGGTCCTTGCCTTTTAACACTTTCAATCTGTGGGTGCCACTGACATTTATGGATGTTATTCTGTCAAGTACCTTTTTTAAGGTTTATTTGAAGATATGAGAGTCAAGAGTTATCCTTCGCTGATAACGGAAGTTTATCATGGTAAGTGAAAAAATTTGGAACTTGCATGGGTGAGGGGTTTTGAAAATAGTAGTGTAGTAAAGCCTCATTGCATTGCACACTTGTTGAGCAATGCATATGAAACACATTTTTGTACAGAAGTCTTAGTCctatcaaataattttattcatgtTTTGTGTACAAGAGTTACGTTGGATAAATTGTGCTGTACGGATAAAATCATTTTCGCTTCAGACAGTAATGCTAaagattttccttttttaaactGGCGACCCGGCCGAGTCCGTTGCTGGAAAAGCCAGTTTTGTACGGTGATAGTTGTTATGAGAATATTTACATTATGTGATTTTGATACAATCTTTAGTATACTATATTTGATGGTCAGCGTACAAATCATGCTGCAAATTTCTTCATCATGGTTACAAAAGTGTCGAGTTTCTCAGTTGCCTTGGAGTTAATCAAGTCAATCGCAGCGTCACATATCTAGTGAAATAAAAGATACATTGTAGCTAGTAGAATTAAAACCTGGTCCTAAAAGGTAGAAGTAGCTACGTGCTTAGTgcgcctggcctttgaatgaaagtgaggcttgaATTCAAACCTTGTCTTGATAGagacctccctgcttttcttgtgttaATGAAGCGGTTCTAATGCTTATTAGTAGGAAGTATTTGAGAAAAGCATAGAGGTTTCTTATCAAAACAAGCAATTCTAGCCTCACTTTCaatcaaaggccaggtaacGGTAGCTAAGCACACAACGTAAAATGGTCCAGTGTAACAGAAAACCAAGTATATGAAACCAACAGCTGGCGCAAAGCGGGAAGGCAAATGCATTTGATTGACTGTAATGGGATAAGCCTCTAAACAAACGCTGAGTCACTTCTAACGCCCAAATGAAAACTGCCCTAATATACCAATTTTCCCAAGGTGCGTGCTGAGGCTAAATGAGTGAAAGACAATTACACTGGTTGGTTGCGGTAGGATTACAACTAAGTCACAGTCAATACGGTTGATGCAAAAGCATGGTCTCCTATTTAGTCAGAAACTAGCATTAAGAAGGATTCAGAAAAGCGGTGACAATAGTGACTCGGCCCCTCTTCCATTAGGTATGACGTGTTGGCCCAGCTGAGCTCGCCAGTTTAGTAGCCATCATCCTTGCCACCAATGCCTGAGACCTTAAGCAACACCCTGTCGGAGTGCAAGGGGTTGACTCAGCgtttacttctttttttgaGGTAGATAAATAAAAGTAGGTCGAAGCCTGGAAAAAGTGTCGCCTTCCCTCAACCCTGGGGTGGTAGTGGAGAAAAAGGAATGCTGAGCTGTCTCCGAATGCGGTCGACAACTTTTCTGCGACGCAAGACAGATCTCCTTGATTACAGTTTATCAAACCTGTTTGGTCAGCTTGTCTTTAAAACGAGACGCGAGTCCATCAGCAAAGATGTTATAAAGCCAGCTGAAGAGAGAAAAATGCGCGGTTTTCAGTAGCCTTGCTTAATAGCATGAAAAATATTACGTGCTCGTATCAGGCGCCAGTATGTATAAaagataatttattttaataaaataattaggatAGTACGCGGTCTCTCATTGGTCAAAACGTGTGTTTAGGTGCGAGTATGTAAACACAGTTGTGACATCacacgaattttgattggttgtgtTGTCAGATAAGCgcttttagtatttaccaaatccgtggatagcaattttcccccgttttgattggctcccgtaacttaaatatccttggatattcagtGTTTTCCAagcggagagaaaaatggcgcgtcgtttcgcgaaagtttctgaagaagaaattgatttggtaaatactaaagcaaCTAtgcccctcagggtcggtgaagagcggtggatctCCACCCccattcacctccccttcgagGGGTAGTTGTATATTATTGGCTGGTATGAAATAGAGCGCGTATCGAGAAATATCAGCActctcgtgagatatcgagttgaacagaAGAAGAGAAACTTAATTTATCTCCGCGCGCCCATTTATTATTCTTTATACATCGCTTGTGTGTAAGGTACAAAGtttttttccatgggtttaccggcacaataaaccatagctgattgaccaatcagaacgcgtgcatttattttgttattgtataaagaCAATTAAACTTTCCCTTCTCCTTCAGGGGACACACATCCCAAAAAGAGCTTTAAATGTGTTCCAAATGAGTTCAAGTTGTCACTTACCTCGCACCACCCTTAAATTTTACGTGGAGGGAACCAATTTTTATCTGACAGTCTTTAGCCTTTACCTTTGCATTCTCATTTTCCAAATCCCCTTCAATAAGGCACAACATTTACTGAGTTAGACCTGAGTCAGTGACCGTAAACGTTAGCTTATAATagctctcctttttttttaagttctctCGAATCAGCTCAGCTTTGctcttacggctgttctgaggaTAAATGCAAATTTCAGTTTTCTCGTAAAAAGTGTAACTGCGCTCAGAAGCTGGATGTCCAAGCTAGCTCTCCTCGCAGGTCTTTATGAATCAAAAAAATATCTTCCCCATTTTTCATTCAGTTCGTGTTCTTTCTTAAAATAGGGAGCTTCAGCAACCACGTCGACAACggcgacaagaacgtcacatATTTGCATGATATTCAACaacgaaaaacagtagttttgcacgctttgcacgtgcgtttttcatttttgtacatttcacatCTGTTCTCgtcctttccacgacgtgaaatgttttgttcttttgtagTGTTTTGTGTAAGCACTTGAAGACAATCTTTTAGTTTCTTATTTCCATCTCCAGGCCGCTCACAccagtttaattccagaatagttAGTAAACAATTTGGAAGCCAAACGACTgaaaataatcgagaaatgattgcagaaacgtcaagttatattttcagatgacgttctctcTGTCGTCGACATCGTCCTAATAACTTTTGCTTAGGAGACCTTTCCCTAGAGAATTTATTTTCAAGAGCTACTGACCTACTGAGTTAATTCTCAAAATTAAGTGTTTCATGATTACAACTGAGCTTACGCAATGATGTAGTTTTGACCCTGTAGTTCAGGTACGGCGTTTGTACCGATGCATTTAATTATTCTGCCAATGAACGGAGACTGCGCGCCAAGAGCATCAAAAGCCGACTTACCATCCAAGAAGAAAGACAATCCAAGAGAC
This genomic stretch from Acropora muricata isolate sample 2 chromosome 5, ASM3666990v1, whole genome shotgun sequence harbors:
- the LOC136916703 gene encoding protein unc-50 homolog A-like isoform X1 → MLPEPANSSHSSSTKKRSRCLSTSMQYKYLRRILKYRHMDFEFALWQMLYLCISPRKVYRNFHYHKQTKDQWARDDPAFLVVLSIWLCVSSIGFAFALKLHFLGFFKFLLWVVFVDCIGVGLIIASLCWFFCNRYLRISTAYNAGQQVEWAYAFDVHLNAFFPLLLILHVIQLFCMQIIIDHPLFISRFIGNSLWLIALVYYIYISFLGYSALPFLRSTVVILYPVLLVVVAYIVSLGVGWNIGQSFMQFYKYRVV
- the LOC136916703 gene encoding protein unc-50 homolog A-like isoform X2; translated protein: MLPEPANSSHSSSTKKRSRCLSTSMQYKYLRRILKYRHMDFEFALWQMLYLCISPRKVYRNFHYHKQTKDQWARDDPAFLVVLSIWLCVSSIGFAFALKLHFLGFFKFLLWVVFVDCIGVGLIIASLCWFFCNRYLRISTAYNAGQQVEWAYAFDVHLNAFFPLLLILHVIQLFFIIDHPLFISRFIGNSLWLIALVYYIYISFLGYSALPFLRSTVVILYPVLLVVVAYIVSLGVGWNIGQSFMQFYKYRVV